A single region of the Salvia miltiorrhiza cultivar Shanhuang (shh) chromosome 8, IMPLAD_Smil_shh, whole genome shotgun sequence genome encodes:
- the LOC131001017 gene encoding uncharacterized protein LOC131001017 encodes MAAKHSHIAVDDEECQSSSSKIQPLNATPPPRDWNGDDERKQHQTLTLSELLGLNELCTSEVWRASVGELIGTAVLVFMLDTIVISTVDADIKMPTLVLSVLAAVIITILLLAVHPVSGGHINPIISFSAALVGIISMARALVYIAAQCLGAVLGALALKAVVSSTLEHTFSLGGCTVTVVAAGPNGPITVGLGTAQAFWLEIFCSFIFLFASIWMAYDHRQAKQLGLVLVFTIVGVVLGLLVFVSATVTGQRGYGGAGMNPARCIGPAIVRGGHLWDGHWVFWAGPGIACVAFYLYTKIIPSQHHKAKAYDHDVYNVFKVMFGTKTM; translated from the exons ATGGCTGCTAAACATTCACATATTGCCGtggatgatgaagaatgccaaAGCAGTAGCAGCAAGATTCAGCCTCTCAACGCCACTCCACC GCCTCGCGATTGGAATGGTGATGATGAGAGGAAACAACACCAGACTCTTACCCTAAGTGAGCTGCTCGGCCTAAACGAGCTTTGCACATCAGAG GTATGGCGAGCATCGGTGGGAGAGCTGATCGGAACGGCGGTTCTAGTATTCATGCTGGACACGATCGTGATCTCGACGGTGGACGCCGACATCAAGATGCCGACCTTGGTGTTGTCGGTGTTGGCGGCCGTCATCATCACCATCCTCCTCCTGGCCGTGCACCCGGTCTCCGGCGGCCACATCAACCCCATCATCTCCTTCTCCGCCGCCTTGGTCGGCATCATCTCCATGGCCCGCGCCCTCGTCTACATCGCAGCGCAGTGCCTGGGCGCCGTGCTCGGCGCGCTGGCGCTTAAGGCTGTCGTGAGTAGTACCTTAGAGCATACTTTCTCGCTGGGCGGTTGTACCGTGACGGTTGTGGCGGCCGGGCCCAATGGGCCCATCACGGTGGGCCTCGGCACGGCCCAGGCCTTCTGGCTCGAGATCTTTTGTAGTTTTATCTTTCTCTTTGCGTCGATTTGGATGGCCTACGACCACAGGCAGGCCAAGCAGTTGGGCCTCGTGCTCGTGTTCACCATCGTCGGGGTGGTTTTGGGCCTGCTGGTGTTCGTGTCGGCAACGGTGACGGGCCAGAGGGGCTACGGCGGGGCCGGGATGAACCCGGCCAGGTGCATCGGGCCGGCGATAGTGAGGGGCGGCCACTTATGGGATGGGCATTGGGTGTTTTGGGCCGGGCCGGGTATTGCTTGTGTGGCGTTTTATTTATACACCAAGATCATTCCAAGCCAGCATCATAAGGCTAAGGCTTATGACCATGATGTCTACAACGTTTTCAAAGTTATGTTTGGAACCAAGACTATGTaa
- the LOC131001018 gene encoding auxin-responsive protein SAUR19-like, giving the protein MFLRLHRHHQLVSFLATHIKIFEAPICVYMCMCAIFSHQKNPSFGLLLCLYRDSRMAILQILRCERRSASAGSDVPKGHFAVYVGEGAKKRFIMPLSFLNDPSFQDLLSQAEEEFGFTHPMGGLTIPCSQDVFIDIASRLPKRR; this is encoded by the coding sequence ATGTTTCTAAGACTTCACAGACACCACCAATTGGTTAGTTTCTTGGCCACTCATATCAAGATATTTGAGGCAcctatatgtgtatatatgtgtATGTGTGCCATTTTCAGCCATCAGAAAAATCCCAGCTTTGGCCTTCTCCTTTGTTTATACCGAGATTCAAGAATGGCcattctccagattctgagatGCGAAAGAAGATCAGCTTCAGCAGGAAGTGATGTTCCAAAGGGCCATTTTGCTGTTTATGTTGGGGAAGGTGCAAAAAAGAGATTCATCATGCCACTGTCTTTCTTGAACGACCCTTCGTTCCAAGATTTGTTGAGTCAAGCTGAGGAAGAATTCGGATTCACTCATCCAATGGGGGGTCTAACCATTCCATGCAGCCAGGATGTATTCATTGACATTGCCTCTCGTTTGCCCAAAAGGCGATAG
- the LOC131001016 gene encoding putative pentatricopeptide repeat-containing protein At1g74400, with product MWEELRNTKINLFGIEHMLTQIKIQGAQNFKTISQFLHHCSQTKNLRIVQEFYAHVIRAELFFISPNLQTDLVLTYTSCIGKNNHKILTHLLKSLNLRNPLPFNSIVSHFSQHGSDCYALHTFSFMHRNSVYVDSYALCTSLKSASCLKKDVFGKLMHAYVEKSGWFASVFVGSALVDFYAKLWSMSDAAMVFDEIPEKNTVCANALLSGYAEAKMWGEGIELVRRMHLLRLETDNFTLSAALRACSGLCAVELGKEVHASVVRRIIDVGADVFLQSLLIEMYGKCGLVNSAKKVFSMAGYVVGKRRRDVVLWTSILGVYGRTGDYSEVIRLFRDMLMEGIRPDGVAFLTVISACSHTGQVDLGMEYFESMTRDYGLNASREHYSCLVDLLCRAGELERAWRIVSELPHTADCTISMWGTLLSACNECGNVSLGKLAAQKAFELEPTNVGIYVLLSNMYARNGMWDEIEQLRELMKRRGLKKDIAWSSIDR from the coding sequence ATGTGGGAAGAACTCAGAAACACCAAGATAAACCTCTTCGGAATCGAACATATGCTCACTCAAATCAAGATTCAAGGTGCTCAAAATTTCAAAACAATCTCCCAATTCCTGCATCACTGTTCTCAAACAAAGAATCTCAGAATAGTCCAAGAATTCTACGCGCATGTAATTAGAGCAGAGTTATTCTTCATTTCCCCTAATCTTCAAACTGACCTAGTTCTGACTTACACATCATGCATCGGCAAGAACAACCATAAGATTCTAACCCACTTGTTGAAATCCCTCAATCTCAGAAACCCGCTGCCATTTAATTCGATTGTATCTCATTTCTCTCAACATGGGTCTGACTGTTATGCTCTGCACACGTTTTCTTTCATGCATCGCAACAGCGTTTATGTTGATTCCTACGCTTTGTGCACCTCTCTCAAGTCAGCTTCCTGCCTGAAAAAAGATGTTTTTGGTAAACTGATGCATGCTTATGTGGAGAAATCCGGGTGGTTCGCTAGTGTGTTTGTGGGCAGTGCTTTGGTCGATTTTTACGCGAAACTGTGGAGCATGAGTGATGCAGCAATGGTGTTCGATGAAATTCCTGAGAAGAATACTGTGTGCGCGAATGCGCTATTGTCGGGCTACGCGGAAGCTAAGATGTGGGGAGAAGGGATTGAGTTGGTGAGGAGGATGCACCTTTTGCGTTTGGAAACAGACAATTTTACTTTGTCTGCTGCTCTACGCGCATGTAGTGGCTTGTGTGCTGTAGAATTGGGCAAGGAGGTTCACGCGAGTGTTGTACGTCGCATCATAGATGTTGGAGCTGATGTGTTTCTGCAGAGTTTGCTGATTGAGATGTATGGAAAGTGTGGTCTAGTGAATAGTGCAAAGAAAGTGTTTAGCATGGCGGGGTACGTGGTAGGGAAGAGGCGAAGAGACGTTGTTCTGTGGACTTCGATATTAGGAGTGTATGGAAGGACTGGGGATTATAGTGAAGTGATTAGGTTGTTTAGGGATATGCTAATGGAAGGGATAAGGCCTGATGGAGTGGCATTCTTGACGGTTATCTCTGCTTGCAGCCACACCGGCCAAGTGGATCTTGGTATGGAGTATTTTGAGTCCATGACTCGAGACTATGGGTTGAATGCAAGCCGAGAGCATTATAGTTGTCTCGTTGACCTGCTTTGTCGGGCGGGAGAGTTGGAGAGGGCTTGGAGAATAGTCAGTGAGCTGCCACATACTGCGGATTGCACTATATCAATGTGGGGCACGCTTCTTAGTGCGTGTAATGAGTGTGGAAATGTCAGTTTGGGGAAGTTGGCTGCTCAGAAAGCTTTTGAACTGGAGCCTACTAATGTTGGAATTTATGTTTTGCTATCTAATATGTATGCTAGGAATGGCATGTGGGATGAGATTGAACAATTGAGGGAGTTGATGAAAAGAAGAGGACTGAAGAAGGATATTGCATGGAGTTCAATAGATAGATAA